Part of the Cytobacillus sp. IB215665 genome, ATTTGCACCGGATAAATACCATCTTAATGAATGTGCTACAGACCAACTATAGCTCCAACTATTCCCCGCCATCCACCACCCATTTGAACGATTAGGATATCCAACTAAAGGAGCTCCACCTGCATGCAAACATTGTGAAACAAAATTTGTACAATCTACTTCAAATTTTTTATACTTTACATTATAACTGTTCCACCAAGTTTCAGCATATCGAACAGCTTCTAGCCGATCATATTGAAATGTTTTTCTCGTTGCATCAGAATGATTTCTATCCAAAGGTACATGTTCTTGCTTACTTACAAAATTGTTATCTTCAAAATCATTAATAAGTTCATTTAACAGAAAGGAAGCAATTCTATGTTCACAAATTTCTTCAATGTAAAAAAAATCTCCCTGTTTCATCAAACTTCTATAGTGTAAGACATAATTAATACTCGTACTGCCAGCAATTTGTTTTTTTCCAAGTATTTTTCCTTTAACATTACATTTTAACACTTCTACTGATCTCTTATTACAAAGAGCTTGTTTTCTTTTGAGAGCTTGTTGTTCTCTTTCACTAAGAACATTGAATTTCGTGCTGTTTTTATTTACATAGCAGTCAATTCTATCTTTCACTAATAAATGAATGCTCCGTTTCAAATAATCACCACCTATAAGCCTTCATTACTACCATATGTGGTGAAGTATAAATTATTAGCCAGATAACAAAAAAGTAAAAGACTGCATTAATTATGAAAGAGAATAAAATAATTTTTCGTATTCATTTAAAACATCTGGATCATTCTCTTGTTCTTTAGTTTTATTAAGTTGTGACAAAATATCATGTTTTGCGATTTTTCCTAATGCCCATACAGCAGTCCCACGTATTACAGGACGGGGATCATCAGTAACTAACTTTAATAAATCAGGAATTGCAGATTCATCCTTAAAATGTGCCAATGCAATGATAGCATTTCTCTGAATTGGTTTTTTCCCTCTCCAAGATCCAGAAACGTGCCCAAACTTTTCCTTAAACTCTCTATTACTCATATTTAATAATGGCTTTAATAACGGTTTTGCAATTTCTGGATCAGGTTCCATTTCAGCATGGACATGAAAATCCTTCCCTTTATTTTCTGGACATACCATTTGGCAAGTATCACAACCATATAAACGGTTGCCAATCTTCACACGATACTCTTCAGCTAAAAATCCTTTTGTTTGGGTTAAGAAAGCAATACATTTCGATGAATCCAGCTGGCCACCTTGAACTAATGCTCCAGTCGGACATGCTTCTACACACTTATTACAAGATCCACAGCGCTCTTCTATTGGTTGATCGGGTTCAAATGGAATATTTGTTATTAATTCACCTAGATAAACAAATGAACCAAACTCAGGTGTTATAATTGCACAGTTCTTCCCACTCCAGCCAATTCCTGCTCGCTCAGCTACTGCACGGTCAGATAATTCTCCTGTATCTACCATAGACTTACACTCTACATTAGGTACCCTTTCTTTAATAAAGCTTTCTAACTTGAACAAACGCTCCCTTAAAA contains:
- a CDS encoding amidase domain-containing protein, with translation MKRSIHLLVKDRIDCYVNKNSTKFNVLSEREQQALKRKQALCNKRSVEVLKCNVKGKILGKKQIAGSTSINYVLHYRSLMKQGDFFYIEEICEHRIASFLLNELINDFEDNNFVSKQEHVPLDRNHSDATRKTFQYDRLEAVRYAETWWNSYNVKYKKFEVDCTNFVSQCLHAGGAPLVGYPNRSNGWWMAGNSWSYSWSVAHSLRWYLSGANAGLRAVEVESAKDLSQGDIICYDFEGDGKFDHTTIVVAKDKESYPLVNAHTENSRMRYWSYEDSTAYTPNIKYKFFHIVGDS
- the queG gene encoding tRNA epoxyqueuosine(34) reductase QueG is translated as MDIQVLKEEVIQYAHKIGIDKIGFASTNVFSHLKDRLYEQQALGFQSGFEESDIEKRTNPHLLLPKAKSIISIALAYPSKMKKTPRSTKMERRGIFCRASWGKDYHYILRERLFKLESFIKERVPNVECKSMVDTGELSDRAVAERAGIGWSGKNCAIITPEFGSFVYLGELITNIPFEPDQPIEERCGSCNKCVEACPTGALVQGGQLDSSKCIAFLTQTKGFLAEEYRVKIGNRLYGCDTCQMVCPENKGKDFHVHAEMEPDPEIAKPLLKPLLNMSNREFKEKFGHVSGSWRGKKPIQRNAIIALAHFKDESAIPDLLKLVTDDPRPVIRGTAVWALGKIAKHDILSQLNKTKEQENDPDVLNEYEKLFYSLS